From the uncultured Desulfovibrio sp. genome, one window contains:
- the uvsE gene encoding UV DNA damage repair endonuclease UvsE — protein sequence MPMIRYGFACKTIGVPGADLSALTLARATPENMLAVCRHNLRALGVMLRYCASARIPLMRISSDIIPLASHPQNTFEWRARLHEEFKALRAVLEETGIRVSMHPGQYTVLNSPRLDVVEHAVADLVFHADFLDALGADGSARIVLHLGGGYGDKASALARLAENLLALPPHVLARISLENDERTFTIEDALHICGKCGMPAIFDVFHHSLNAPAKGNLAYWLDRAMESWTPQHGRPKLHYSQQLAGGKPGMHSRTIAMRGFMEFHQSLGQRELDVMLEVKDKNLSAEKCIQLTNPGLTRQELTAQWARYKYLVLERDQAAYTGIRALLKAETPDAKGFYALVEQAMEKGLYGPQARNAAEHVWGYVDKLASPAEKKRALAGMAELQNGIAALPRVKRLLLTLAERHKVEYLLHSIYFYV from the coding sequence ATGCCCATGATACGTTATGGATTTGCCTGCAAGACCATCGGGGTGCCCGGCGCTGACTTGAGCGCTCTTACCCTTGCCAGAGCCACGCCCGAAAACATGCTCGCCGTGTGCCGCCACAACCTGCGCGCTCTGGGAGTCATGCTGCGCTACTGCGCCTCGGCGCGCATCCCCCTGATGCGCATCAGCTCGGACATCATCCCGCTGGCCTCGCACCCGCAAAACACATTTGAATGGCGTGCCCGGCTGCACGAGGAATTTAAGGCACTACGCGCCGTGCTGGAGGAAACCGGCATCCGGGTTTCCATGCATCCCGGTCAGTACACGGTGCTGAACTCCCCTCGGCTGGATGTGGTGGAGCACGCCGTTGCCGATCTTGTATTCCATGCCGACTTTCTTGACGCGTTGGGGGCGGACGGCAGCGCCCGCATAGTGCTGCACCTCGGCGGGGGCTATGGCGACAAGGCATCCGCCCTCGCACGGCTGGCGGAAAATCTGTTGGCCCTGCCGCCGCATGTGCTGGCCCGCATCTCGCTTGAAAATGATGAGCGCACCTTCACCATTGAAGATGCCCTGCACATCTGCGGAAAATGCGGCATGCCCGCGATCTTTGACGTTTTTCACCATTCCCTAAACGCCCCGGCAAAGGGAAATCTGGCGTACTGGCTTGATCGCGCCATGGAGAGCTGGACCCCACAGCATGGCCGCCCCAAACTGCACTATAGCCAGCAGCTTGCAGGCGGCAAACCGGGCATGCACTCGCGCACCATTGCCATGCGGGGATTTATGGAATTTCATCAGTCGCTGGGGCAGCGCGAGCTGGATGTGATGCTGGAGGTGAAGGACAAAAACCTTTCAGCCGAAAAGTGCATCCAGCTTACCAATCCAGGGCTGACGCGGCAGGAGCTTACGGCCCAGTGGGCCAGATACAAGTATCTGGTGCTGGAGAGGGATCAGGCCGCCTACACGGGCATACGCGCTCTGCTCAAGGCGGAAACGCCCGATGCCAAGGGTTTTTATGCGCTGGTGGAGCAGGCGATGGAAAAGGGACTTTACGGCCCGCAAGCCCGCAATGCCGCAGAGCATGTGTGGGGCTATGTGGACAAGCTGGCCTCTCCCGCAGAAAAAAAGCGCGCCCTGGCGGGCATGGCAGAGCTGCAAAACGGCATTGCCGCCCTGCCGCGCGTCAAACGCCTGCTGCTGACACTGGCCGAGCGGCATAAGGTGGAATACCTGCTGCACAGCATCTATTTTTATGTGTAG
- a CDS encoding NapC/NirT family cytochrome c yields MPYPSKRVWIVGCIALAACVGLAAAGVSYSSRTEFCLSCHEMRVYQDELMLSPHAKDAQGKAIGCSQCHIPSGNLARMLGAKAWMGIKDLWVHNVDGGTDLDRAAMQPIARRFTDDANCRACHQDLTRNAKADGPISAEGRLAHDNYEGKNGQARSGCVGCHRNLAHLPAFDERIPANQKFAQKIKEIRP; encoded by the coding sequence ATGCCGTATCCTTCTAAGCGCGTCTGGATTGTGGGCTGTATCGCCCTGGCCGCGTGCGTAGGCCTGGCGGCAGCGGGAGTGTCGTATTCGTCGCGGACGGAGTTTTGCCTGTCTTGCCACGAAATGCGCGTGTATCAGGATGAACTGATGCTCTCCCCGCACGCCAAGGACGCACAGGGCAAAGCCATCGGATGCTCGCAATGCCATATCCCTTCGGGCAATCTGGCCCGCATGCTCGGCGCCAAGGCATGGATGGGGATAAAAGACCTGTGGGTTCACAATGTGGATGGCGGAACGGATCTTGACCGGGCTGCCATGCAACCCATTGCCCGCCGCTTTACGGACGATGCCAACTGCCGCGCCTGCCATCAGGATTTGACACGTAATGCCAAGGCAGACGGGCCGATCTCGGCAGAGGGCCGCCTTGCGCACGACAATTACGAAGGCAAGAACGGTCAGGCCCGTAGCGGTTGCGTGGGCTGCCATCGCAACCTTGCCCACTTGCCCGCATTTGACGAGCGCATTCCCGCAAATCAGAAGTTCGCACAGAAAATCAAGGAGATACGGCCATGA
- a CDS encoding MOSC domain-containing protein → MGKIIAICTSQKKGTAKKAVDQANIIENHGIEGDAHAGNWHRQVSLLSWQAIEAFKARGALVANGCFGENLIVDGIDFAALPVGTRIACHDVLLEVTQIGKECHSHCQIFHTMGECIMPTQGVFAKVLHGGAVRTGDMMEVLAPSAGEAAPA, encoded by the coding sequence ATGGGCAAGATCATAGCCATTTGCACCAGTCAGAAAAAAGGCACGGCCAAAAAGGCCGTGGATCAGGCAAATATTATTGAAAATCATGGCATTGAAGGTGATGCTCATGCGGGCAACTGGCACCGGCAGGTCAGCCTGCTTTCGTGGCAGGCCATTGAGGCCTTCAAGGCGCGGGGCGCTCTGGTCGCCAACGGCTGTTTTGGAGAAAATCTGATAGTGGACGGTATTGATTTTGCCGCTCTGCCGGTGGGAACCCGCATTGCGTGTCATGACGTGCTGCTGGAAGTTACGCAGATCGGCAAGGAATGCCACAGTCATTGCCAGATATTCCACACCATGGGCGAATGCATCATGCCCACCCAGGGCGTATTTGCCAAAGTGCTGCACGGCGGCGCTGTGCGCACGGGCGACATGATGGAAGTACTGGCTCCCTCTGCCGGGGAAGCCGCGCCTGCATAA
- a CDS encoding alpha/beta hydrolase, which produces MSVLCGPAWSADAQSAVQKKLSTSPERLFVQWQTAKQGALRALVDVPAQPKAAVILFAGDNGCLGLTENGDQTSLQGNFLARSRELFAREGLVAVLLDVPTGISNQSANSYRTSAEQAQDAAMVMEFVRKQWHVPVVLVGTSRGTISAANTAARLEHGNADALVVSSTVTQSSKKNSGTIYNADLGRISIPVLILHNEQDACKVSPYSGVAGLQRVFKNAPRKDVIALSHGDAIADACQGMSAHGFLGIEGQAVTAVSTWIYKNTPAAQK; this is translated from the coding sequence TTGAGCGTGTTGTGTGGCCCAGCCTGGAGCGCAGATGCTCAGAGCGCGGTGCAGAAAAAACTTTCCACATCACCCGAGCGCCTTTTTGTGCAGTGGCAAACCGCCAAGCAGGGTGCACTGCGCGCTCTGGTGGATGTGCCCGCACAGCCAAAGGCCGCCGTGATCCTTTTTGCGGGCGATAACGGCTGCCTGGGGCTGACGGAAAATGGGGATCAGACAAGCCTTCAGGGAAATTTTTTGGCCCGCTCCAGAGAACTCTTTGCCAGGGAGGGCCTGGTGGCGGTGCTGCTGGATGTGCCGACAGGCATAAGCAACCAGAGCGCCAACAGTTACCGCACAAGCGCGGAGCAGGCTCAGGATGCCGCTATGGTCATGGAATTTGTGCGTAAACAGTGGCATGTGCCCGTGGTGCTGGTGGGAACCAGCAGGGGCACCATATCCGCGGCCAACACCGCCGCGCGGCTGGAGCACGGCAATGCCGATGCCCTGGTGGTCAGCTCCACTGTTACGCAGAGCAGCAAAAAGAATTCCGGCACCATCTACAATGCGGATCTGGGGCGCATTTCCATCCCCGTTCTTATTCTGCACAATGAGCAGGATGCCTGTAAGGTCAGCCCGTATTCCGGCGTGGCCGGTTTGCAGCGCGTCTTCAAAAACGCACCCCGCAAGGATGTGATAGCTCTTTCGCACGGGGATGCCATTGCCGACGCTTGCCAGGGCATGTCTGCGCACGGCTTTTTGGGTATAGAAGGACAAGCGGTTACTGCTGTTAGCACCTGGATTTATAAAAATACGCCTGCCGCGCAAAAATAG
- a CDS encoding GNAT family N-acetyltransferase: protein MSGADEKALLQTLRIRQATACDHAALADLWRRSVEATHHFLPSGEVERLFHDVRNAYLPGVEILWVAELAPCAQAAPAQHAAGSILAGFIGCNGAQVEMLFVEPRCFRHGVGGALLEHMRALHPRLTLDVNEQNPQALTFYERQGFKVVGRSALDGQGNPYPLLHMEWQGETA from the coding sequence ATGAGCGGCGCTGACGAAAAGGCTCTTTTGCAGACATTGCGCATCCGGCAGGCAACGGCCTGCGACCATGCGGCCTTGGCGGATTTGTGGCGGCGCAGCGTGGAGGCCACCCACCATTTTTTGCCTTCCGGCGAGGTGGAACGCCTGTTCCATGATGTGCGCAACGCCTACCTGCCGGGCGTAGAAATTCTATGGGTGGCGGAGCTTGCGCCTTGCGCGCAGGCTGCACCCGCGCAACACGCAGCGGGCAGCATATTGGCGGGCTTTATTGGCTGCAACGGCGCGCAGGTGGAGATGCTCTTTGTTGAACCGCGCTGCTTCCGTCACGGTGTGGGCGGGGCGCTTCTGGAGCATATGCGGGCTTTGCATCCACGGCTGACGCTGGACGTGAACGAACAGAATCCGCAGGCTCTGACTTTTTATGAGCGGCAGGGTTTCAAGGTGGTGGGGCGGTCTGCTCTGGACGGGCAGGGCAATCCCTATCCCCTGCTGCACATGGAGTGGCAGGGCGAAACAGCCTGA